The Geobacillus stearothermophilus ATCC 12980 genome contains a region encoding:
- the aroA gene encoding 3-phosphoshikimate 1-carboxyvinyltransferase — MQLPTNVSSLRGTLEVPGDKSISHRAVMLGALASGRTVIDHFLSGADCLSTIDCFRRLGVDIRRDGTHVVVEGAGPGGLREPSAVLDVGNSGTTARLLLGILAGQPFHACLIGDESIAKRPMARVTKPLREMGAHIDGRDGGNYTPLSIRGGALRPLRYTSPIASAQVKSAILLAGLFADGVTSVTEPHRSRDHTERMVRLFGGEMKVDGLTVSVAGPQRLRGTHVYVPGDISSAAFFLAAGAIVPNSEITLKNVGLNPTRTGIIDVLTQMGAEIAIEHVRHEDTEPVGDITVRTSALGAVEIGGDLIPRLIDEIPIIALLATQAEGTTVIKDASELKVKETNRIDTVVTELKKFGADIEATDDGMIIRGKTPLAADGIVVDSHGDHRIGMMLAIAACCAKGTVRLERPEAVAVSYPAFFSDLRSLVNG; from the coding sequence ATGCAGCTGCCAACGAACGTGTCATCGCTCCGGGGGACGCTTGAAGTGCCCGGCGACAAATCGATTTCCCACCGCGCCGTCATGCTTGGGGCGCTCGCTTCCGGCCGGACGGTCATCGATCACTTTTTGTCCGGCGCCGATTGTTTAAGCACGATCGATTGTTTCCGCCGCCTTGGCGTCGACATCCGCCGGGACGGGACGCATGTTGTGGTTGAAGGAGCGGGGCCGGGTGGGCTGCGTGAGCCAAGTGCTGTGCTTGATGTCGGCAACTCCGGCACCACGGCGCGCCTGCTTTTAGGTATTTTGGCCGGGCAGCCGTTTCACGCCTGTCTCATCGGCGATGAGTCGATCGCCAAGCGGCCGATGGCGCGAGTGACGAAGCCGCTTCGCGAAATGGGAGCGCACATTGACGGGCGCGATGGCGGGAATTATACGCCGCTTTCCATCCGCGGCGGTGCTCTTCGTCCGCTTCGCTACACCTCGCCGATCGCAAGTGCTCAAGTGAAATCGGCGATTTTGCTTGCCGGCTTGTTTGCCGACGGGGTGACGTCTGTGACCGAGCCGCACCGCTCGCGCGATCATACGGAGCGGATGGTTCGGCTGTTCGGCGGCGAGATGAAAGTGGATGGCTTGACCGTCTCGGTCGCCGGTCCGCAGCGTTTGCGCGGAACGCACGTTTACGTTCCCGGCGACATTTCCTCGGCCGCCTTTTTCCTTGCCGCAGGGGCCATTGTGCCGAACAGCGAAATTACGCTGAAAAACGTCGGCCTAAATCCGACGCGGACCGGCATTATTGACGTGCTCACACAAATGGGCGCTGAGATTGCAATTGAACATGTCCGCCATGAGGACACAGAGCCGGTCGGCGACATCACGGTCCGCACGTCGGCGCTTGGCGCCGTCGAAATTGGCGGCGACTTGATTCCAAGGTTGATCGATGAAATCCCCATCATCGCCTTGCTCGCGACGCAAGCCGAGGGGACGACGGTCATTAAAGACGCCAGTGAATTGAAAGTAAAAGAGACGAACCGAATCGATACAGTTGTTACGGAGCTGAAAAAGTTCGGCGCCGATATTGAAGCGACCGATGACGGCATGATCATCCGCGGCAAAACGCCGCTCGCGGCCGATGGGATCGTCGTAGACAGCCATGGCGACCACCGGATCGGCATGATGCTCGCCATCGCCGCCTGCTGCGCCAAAGGCACGGTCCGTCTTGAGCGTCCGGAGGCGGTCGCTGTCTCGTACCCGGCGTTTTTCTCTGATTTGCGCTCTTTAGTAAACGGGTGA
- a CDS encoding prephenate dehydrogenase, which yields MEGNVFIVGLGLIGGSIALAIKKAHPAAVVIGYDVNGHQLGLARSLKMIDETARTLEDGFAAADLIVLATPVMQTESILAAMPIEQLKRGAIVTDVGSTKQRIVQGARRLLEAGVAFIGGHPMAGSHKSGVAAARAHLFENAFYILTPTDDVPLERVETLKQWLSGTKAQFVVLTPEEHDRITGVISHFPHLIAASLVHQAREYESKNALVSRLAAGGFRDITRIASSNPEMWRDILIHNKREMLALFDRWMAEMERLRSFVEEENSIAIYHYFLEAKQFRDGLPARTKGAIPSFYDLYVDVPDYPGVISEVTGYLAQENISITNIRIIETREEIYGVLRLSFQSEDDRARAKACLAKHTNYATYEG from the coding sequence TTGGAAGGAAACGTGTTTATCGTCGGCCTCGGCTTAATCGGCGGGTCGATCGCCTTAGCCATTAAAAAGGCGCATCCAGCAGCAGTCGTCATCGGCTACGATGTCAACGGCCATCAGCTTGGTTTGGCGCGTTCGCTTAAGATGATTGACGAAACAGCTCGCACGCTTGAGGATGGGTTTGCCGCCGCGGATTTGATTGTTCTTGCCACTCCGGTCATGCAGACCGAATCGATTTTAGCCGCCATGCCGATTGAGCAGCTGAAGCGCGGTGCGATCGTCACCGATGTTGGCAGCACGAAGCAGCGCATCGTCCAAGGCGCGCGCCGTCTGTTGGAGGCGGGCGTGGCGTTTATCGGCGGCCATCCGATGGCCGGATCGCATAAAAGCGGGGTGGCGGCCGCCCGCGCCCATTTGTTTGAAAACGCCTTTTACATTTTGACGCCGACGGATGATGTGCCGCTCGAACGGGTGGAAACGCTAAAACAATGGCTTTCCGGGACGAAGGCGCAGTTTGTCGTGTTAACGCCGGAAGAGCATGACCGCATCACTGGGGTGATCAGCCATTTTCCGCACTTGATTGCCGCCAGCCTCGTCCATCAGGCGCGCGAGTACGAAAGCAAAAACGCTCTTGTCAGCCGGCTTGCGGCCGGCGGCTTTCGCGATATTACGCGCATTGCATCGAGCAATCCGGAAATGTGGCGCGATATTCTCATTCATAATAAACGCGAGATGCTCGCGCTGTTTGACCGCTGGATGGCGGAGATGGAGCGGCTGCGCTCGTTTGTCGAGGAAGAAAACAGCATCGCCATTTACCATTACTTTCTCGAAGCCAAGCAGTTTCGCGATGGGCTGCCGGCGCGGACGAAAGGAGCGATCCCGTCGTTTTACGATTTGTATGTCGATGTGCCGGACTACCCGGGCGTCATTTCCGAGGTGACCGGCTATTTGGCGCAGGAAAACATCAGCATTACTAACATTCGCATTATTGAGACGCGCGAAGAAATTTACGGGGTGCTCCGCCTCAGCTTCCAAAGCGAAGACGACCGGGCGCGGGCGAAGGCGTGCCTCGCTAAGCATACGAACTATGCGACATATGAAGGATAG
- the hisC gene encoding histidinol-phosphate transaminase, with the protein MQVKEQLRGLPPYQPGKSIEEVKREYGLSDIIKLASNENPYGSSPAAKAAIAAELDRLAVYPDGYARTLREKVATHLGVKETQLLFGNGSDEVVQIFCRAFLEPGTNTVMAAPTFPQYRHNAVIERAEVREVPLVDGRHNLEAMLSAIDERTRLVWICNPNNPTGTYVNETELRAFLDRVPPHVLVVLDEAYYEYVTAPDYPQTVPLLNEYSQLVVMRTFSKAYGLAALRIGYGIASEALIRAVEPAREPFNTSTVAQAAAAAALDDQAFLRACVERNRAELERYYRFCDEHGLKYYPSQTNFVFIDFGIDGNEVFQYLLERGVIVRSGRALGLPTGVRVTIGTKEQNDRVFETIASMLREKQLA; encoded by the coding sequence ATGCAAGTGAAAGAGCAGCTTCGGGGACTTCCCCCATACCAGCCGGGAAAATCGATTGAGGAAGTGAAGCGGGAATACGGCCTTTCTGATATTATTAAACTAGCTTCCAATGAAAATCCGTATGGGTCGTCGCCGGCGGCCAAAGCGGCCATCGCCGCCGAGCTTGACCGTCTTGCCGTTTATCCGGACGGCTACGCCCGCACGCTGCGCGAAAAGGTGGCAACGCATCTTGGCGTCAAGGAAACGCAGCTTTTGTTTGGCAACGGCTCGGATGAAGTTGTGCAAATTTTTTGCCGCGCCTTTTTGGAGCCGGGCACGAATACGGTGATGGCGGCGCCGACATTTCCGCAATATCGCCATAACGCGGTCATCGAGCGGGCGGAAGTGCGCGAAGTGCCGCTTGTCGACGGGCGCCATAACTTAGAGGCGATGCTGTCTGCCATCGATGAACGGACGCGCCTCGTTTGGATTTGCAACCCGAACAACCCGACCGGCACGTATGTGAACGAAACGGAATTGCGCGCCTTTTTGGACCGCGTGCCGCCGCATGTGCTTGTCGTGTTGGATGAAGCGTATTATGAATACGTCACGGCTCCCGATTATCCACAGACGGTGCCGCTTTTAAATGAATACAGCCAGCTCGTGGTGATGCGCACGTTTTCAAAGGCGTACGGGCTCGCCGCGCTCCGTATCGGCTACGGCATCGCCAGCGAAGCGCTCATCCGCGCCGTTGAACCGGCGCGCGAGCCGTTTAACACGTCAACCGTCGCTCAAGCGGCCGCGGCGGCTGCGCTCGATGACCAGGCGTTCCTCCGCGCCTGCGTCGAACGAAACCGCGCCGAACTCGAGCGGTATTACCGCTTTTGCGACGAGCACGGCCTCAAGTACTATCCGTCGCAAACAAATTTTGTATTTATCGATTTCGGCATTGATGGCAATGAGGTGTTTCAATATTTGCTCGAGCGGGGCGTGATCGTCCGCTCCGGCCGGGCCCTCGGTTTGCCGACCGGTGTGCGCGTCACGATTGGCACGAAAGAGCAAAACGACCGAGTGTTTGAAACGATTGCCAGCATGCTGCGGGAAAAACAGCTCGCCTGA